In Streptomyces sp. NBC_00414, a single window of DNA contains:
- a CDS encoding NAD-dependent epimerase/dehydratase family protein: MRVLVTGGAGFIGSHVVEALRAGGHEPVVLDVRGEAGGDVRDRGAVSSALTGVDAVCHQAAMVGLGKGVADAAEYVSHNDLGTAVLLAAMAEAGVRRLVLAGSMVVYGEGRYSCARHGVVRPGPRSAADLTAGRFEPRCPSCDADLAPDLVGEDAPADPRNVYATTKLAQEHLAAAWARSTDGTAVSLRYHNVYGPGMPRDTPYAGVASFFRSALARGEAPRVFEDGGQRRDFVHVRDVAAANVRALEADSADGTLTAYNVGSGEPHTVGEMARALAGAHGGPAPVVTGEFRLGDVRHITADSSRLRTGLGWKPEVGFEEGMREFAVARLRDV, encoded by the coding sequence ATGCGTGTACTGGTCACCGGCGGTGCCGGGTTCATCGGGTCCCATGTCGTCGAGGCGCTGCGGGCGGGCGGTCACGAGCCCGTGGTCCTCGACGTACGAGGAGAGGCGGGCGGCGACGTCCGCGACCGCGGTGCGGTGTCGTCGGCCCTCACCGGTGTCGACGCGGTCTGTCACCAGGCGGCGATGGTCGGTCTGGGCAAAGGGGTCGCGGACGCGGCGGAGTACGTCTCCCACAACGACCTCGGTACCGCCGTGCTGCTGGCCGCGATGGCCGAGGCGGGGGTGCGGCGGCTCGTGCTGGCCGGGTCGATGGTCGTGTACGGGGAGGGCCGGTACTCCTGTGCGCGGCACGGTGTGGTGCGGCCCGGGCCACGGTCGGCCGCCGATCTGACGGCGGGGCGGTTCGAGCCGAGGTGCCCGTCCTGCGACGCGGACCTGGCCCCCGATCTGGTCGGCGAGGACGCTCCGGCCGACCCGCGCAACGTGTACGCGACGACCAAGCTCGCGCAGGAGCACCTGGCCGCCGCGTGGGCGCGGTCGACGGACGGTACGGCGGTGTCGTTGCGGTACCACAACGTGTACGGGCCCGGGATGCCACGCGACACCCCGTACGCCGGTGTGGCGTCCTTCTTCCGTTCGGCGCTCGCCCGCGGTGAGGCTCCCCGGGTCTTCGAGGACGGCGGTCAGCGACGGGACTTCGTGCACGTACGGGATGTGGCGGCGGCCAACGTGAGGGCGCTGGAGGCGGATTCGGCCGACGGCACGCTGACGGCGTACAACGTGGGGAGCGGGGAGCCGCACACCGTCGGCGAGATGGCGCGGGCGCTGGCCGGCGCGCACGGCGGGCCCGCCCCCGTGGTGACCGGCGAGTTCCGCCTGGGGGATGTACGGCACATCACCGCGGACTCGTCCCGGCTGCGGACCGGGTTGGGGTGGAAGCCCGAGGTCGGGTTCGAGGAGGGCATGCGGGAGTTCGCGGTGGCGCGTCTGCGAGACGTGTGA
- a CDS encoding sensor histidine kinase, producing MRDMLLIALCAFAGAAAAGLAGAAALRLIRRRSLTISIAVVAAVAVTAMFAGTLAVAQAMFLSAHDLSVVTTVVAMAAVVSMATALLLGRWVVARSHELVVAARSFGDGGDFTAPDAPATAELAAVSRELAATSARLAESRMRERALESSRRELVAWISHDLRTPLAGLRAMSEALEDGVATDPQRYLRQIRTEVDHLNDMVGDLFELSRIHAGTLVLSPSRMSLYDLVSDALAGADPLARQHGVRLVGDLVEPVPVEVDGKEMSRVLGNLLVNAIRRTPADGTVAVAAARSADGVVLSVTDGCGGIPEQDLPRVFDTGWRGSDARTPPAGAGLGLAIVQGIVEAHQGRATVRNISGGCRFEVTLPAAGV from the coding sequence GTGCGTGACATGCTGCTGATCGCCCTGTGCGCCTTCGCCGGCGCCGCGGCGGCGGGCCTGGCCGGAGCCGCTGCGCTGCGCCTGATCCGGCGCCGCTCCCTCACCATCTCCATCGCCGTGGTGGCCGCCGTGGCGGTGACCGCGATGTTCGCCGGGACGCTCGCCGTGGCGCAGGCGATGTTCCTGTCCGCACACGATCTGAGCGTCGTCACCACGGTGGTCGCCATGGCGGCCGTCGTCTCCATGGCGACCGCGCTGCTGCTCGGCCGCTGGGTCGTCGCCCGGAGCCACGAGCTCGTCGTGGCCGCCCGGTCCTTCGGCGACGGCGGCGACTTCACCGCCCCCGACGCCCCGGCGACCGCCGAACTCGCCGCGGTCAGCCGTGAACTGGCGGCCACCAGCGCCAGACTCGCCGAGTCCCGGATGCGCGAGCGCGCCCTGGAGTCCTCCCGCCGCGAACTCGTCGCCTGGATCTCGCACGACCTGCGCACCCCGCTCGCCGGGCTGCGCGCGATGTCGGAGGCGCTGGAGGACGGCGTGGCCACCGACCCCCAGCGCTATCTGCGCCAGATCCGCACCGAGGTCGACCACCTCAACGACATGGTCGGCGACCTCTTCGAGCTCTCCCGCATACACGCCGGAACGCTCGTCCTGTCCCCGTCCCGCATGTCGCTGTACGACCTGGTCAGCGACGCCCTCGCCGGAGCGGACCCGCTCGCCCGCCAGCACGGCGTTCGCCTGGTGGGCGACCTGGTCGAGCCGGTGCCGGTCGAGGTGGACGGCAAGGAGATGAGCCGGGTCCTCGGCAACCTCCTGGTCAACGCGATCCGGCGCACCCCGGCCGACGGCACGGTCGCGGTGGCCGCCGCACGCTCGGCCGACGGTGTCGTCCTGTCCGTCACCGACGGCTGCGGCGGCATCCCCGAACAGGATCTGCCGCGCGTCTTCGACACGGGCTGGCGAGGCTCCGACGCGCGTACGCCCCCGGCCGGAGCCGGCCTTGGGCTCGCCATCGTCCAGGGCATCGTGGAGGCCCACCAGGGCCGCGCCACCGTACGCAACATCTCCGGCGGCTGCCGCTTCGAGGTGACCCTGCCCGCGGCCGGTGTCTGA
- a CDS encoding response regulator transcription factor has product MHQPHEASPGPSAAPRSAGGARVLVVDDDPTVSEVVSGYLDRAGYRVERAGDGPDALARAAAHWPDLVVLDLMLPGMDGLEVCRRLRGHGPVPVIMLTARGDEDDRIMGLEVGADDYVTKPFSPRELVLRVESVLRRTRPAAAARPLSAAGLTVDPAARRATKQGVELALTLREFDLLAFLLRHPGRAFAREDLMREVWGWDFGDLSTVTVHVRRLRGKVEDDPARPRLIQTVWGVGYRFDPTGFDPAGFDSTGSGPSGFDPTGFDPTGGDRTGGDADQEGIDRA; this is encoded by the coding sequence ATGCACCAGCCGCACGAAGCTTCACCGGGTCCCAGCGCCGCACCCCGCTCCGCCGGGGGCGCCCGGGTCCTGGTGGTCGACGACGACCCCACCGTCTCCGAGGTGGTCTCCGGATACCTCGACCGCGCCGGATACCGCGTCGAGCGGGCCGGCGACGGCCCCGACGCGCTCGCGCGTGCCGCCGCGCACTGGCCCGACCTCGTGGTCCTCGACCTGATGCTGCCCGGCATGGACGGCTTGGAGGTGTGCCGGCGGCTGCGCGGCCACGGACCGGTGCCCGTCATCATGCTCACCGCCCGCGGCGACGAGGACGACCGCATCATGGGCCTCGAAGTGGGCGCGGACGACTACGTGACCAAGCCGTTCAGCCCGCGCGAGCTGGTGCTGCGGGTGGAGTCGGTCCTGCGCCGCACCCGGCCCGCCGCCGCCGCGCGGCCACTGAGCGCGGCCGGTCTGACCGTGGACCCCGCCGCCCGCCGCGCCACCAAGCAGGGTGTCGAACTGGCCCTCACCCTGCGGGAGTTCGACCTGCTCGCCTTCCTCCTGCGGCACCCGGGCCGCGCGTTCGCCCGGGAGGATCTGATGCGCGAGGTGTGGGGCTGGGACTTCGGGGACCTGTCGACCGTGACCGTCCACGTCCGGCGGCTGCGCGGCAAGGTCGAGGACGATCCGGCACGGCCCCGGCTGATCCAGACCGTGTGGGGCGTCGGCTACCGCTTCGACCCCACGGGCTTCGACCCCGCAGGCTTCGACTCCACGGGCTCCGGCCCTTCAGGCTTCGATCCCACCGGCTTCGATCCCACCGGCGGCGACCGGACCGGCGGCGACGCCGATCAGGAAGGGATCGACCGTGCGTGA
- a CDS encoding glycosyltransferase family 2 protein, which translates to MNGVTTPPASPLVDVVLPCLNEAEALPWVLARIPPGWRALVVDNGSTDGSAEVARALGASVVHEPRRGFGAACHAGLAAATADIVCFCDCDASLDPSLLIPFVRQVLDGGADLVLGRRRPEGRSAWPVHARVGNLALARLLRRRTGLRLRDLGPLRAARREPLLALGLTDRRSGYPLQMVVRAADAGWRIAEHDVPYLPRTGTSKVTGTWRGTWQAVRDMSQVLAEPAPPATRGTAQGGIPR; encoded by the coding sequence GTGAATGGCGTGACAACCCCTCCCGCCTCTCCCCTTGTCGACGTGGTCCTCCCGTGCCTGAACGAGGCCGAGGCCCTGCCCTGGGTCCTCGCCCGGATCCCGCCCGGGTGGCGGGCCCTCGTCGTGGACAACGGCTCCACCGACGGCTCGGCCGAGGTCGCCCGCGCGCTCGGCGCGAGCGTCGTCCACGAGCCGCGCCGCGGATTCGGGGCCGCCTGCCACGCGGGGCTCGCCGCCGCCACCGCCGACATCGTCTGCTTCTGCGACTGCGACGCCTCGCTCGACCCGTCGCTCCTCATCCCCTTCGTACGTCAAGTGCTGGACGGCGGGGCCGACTTGGTACTGGGCAGACGCCGCCCGGAAGGACGGTCCGCCTGGCCCGTGCACGCCCGGGTCGGCAATCTCGCGCTCGCCCGGCTGCTGCGCCGCCGCACCGGGCTCCGGCTGCGCGACCTCGGTCCGCTGCGGGCCGCCCGCCGCGAGCCGCTGCTGGCTCTCGGGCTCACCGACCGGCGCAGCGGCTATCCGCTCCAGATGGTCGTCCGCGCCGCCGACGCGGGCTGGCGGATCGCCGAGCACGACGTGCCCTACCTGCCCCGCACCGGCACCTCCAAGGTGACCGGCACCTGGCGCGGCACCTGGCAGGCCGTCCGGGACATGAGCCAGGTCCTCGCCGAACCCGCTCCCCCGGCCACGCGGGGCACCGCGCAAGGAGGCATCCCCCGATGA
- a CDS encoding TIGR04282 family arsenosugar biosynthesis glycosyltransferase, with protein sequence MTTPTTPTTRLTPLTPPTPPTPPTLLVIAKEPRPGRVKTRLTPPFTPAEAADLAEAALADTLRAVAATPAARRVLVLEGVPGPWLPPGFDVVPQCGGGLDERLAAAFAGCEGPALLIGMDTPQVTPALLTVDFTGCDAVFGPAEDGGFWALGLAEPDPRLLRGVPMSAPDTGAVQRARLVDAGLRVRDLPRLRDVDTAADAGAVAAIAPHGRFAARLTALTAVAGR encoded by the coding sequence ATGACCACGCCGACCACACCGACCACACGGCTCACACCGCTCACACCGCCCACACCGCCCACACCGCCCACTCTGCTCGTCATCGCCAAGGAGCCGCGGCCGGGGCGGGTCAAGACCCGGCTCACCCCGCCGTTCACGCCGGCGGAGGCCGCCGACCTCGCCGAGGCGGCGCTCGCCGACACCCTGCGCGCCGTGGCCGCCACCCCCGCCGCCCGCCGGGTCCTCGTCCTGGAAGGGGTGCCGGGTCCGTGGCTGCCGCCCGGCTTCGACGTCGTACCGCAGTGCGGTGGTGGTCTCGACGAGCGGCTGGCCGCGGCTTTCGCCGGGTGCGAGGGACCGGCGCTGCTCATCGGAATGGACACGCCTCAGGTGACGCCGGCCCTGCTCACCGTGGACTTCACCGGGTGCGACGCCGTCTTCGGGCCTGCCGAGGACGGCGGTTTCTGGGCGCTGGGGCTGGCCGAGCCCGACCCGCGGCTGCTGCGCGGAGTGCCGATGTCGGCGCCCGACACCGGTGCCGTGCAGCGCGCCCGGCTGGTCGACGCCGGGCTGCGCGTACGCGACCTGCCGCGGCTGCGGGACGTCGACACGGCCGCCGACGCCGGGGCGGTCGCCGCGATCGCGCCCCACGGCCGGTTCGCCGCCCGCCTCACCGCGCTCACGGCGGTCGCCGGCCGATGA
- a CDS encoding molybdopterin-dependent oxidoreductase — translation MRDHAPRLPTSPGFWRSPLRGPRFTSVLGLVLLVGITVLFVTGLASYAAYNPGLSPVNDKTPDKGILGFYLFAWPTDPHWLYRLTQGVHVTLGVTLIPVLLAKLWSVVPKLFALPPARSLAHALERISLLLLVGGALFEFVTGVLNVQLDYLFPGSFYPLHFYGAWVFFAAFITHAVLKTPTALRNLRSMRGSQETPEKTHLVSPRPDAATVSRRGALWFVGGGSLLLFATTVGRSFDGPLRRTALLAPHGGADPGSGPNGFQINKTAAYAGIAAVETDEDAWRLVVTGRTGTVRLSRAELLHMPLHSAALPIACVEGWSTSDQWWRGVRLRDLAALVGHDDGPPDVLVESLQRHGAFRRAALRANQVADPRSLLALQVNGEDLSPDHGYPARIIVPAAPGVLNTKWVARMTFGDL, via the coding sequence ATGCGCGACCATGCCCCACGGCTTCCCACCTCTCCCGGTTTCTGGCGCAGTCCGCTGCGCGGTCCCCGGTTCACGTCGGTACTCGGCCTCGTCCTGCTCGTCGGCATCACCGTGCTGTTCGTGACGGGCCTTGCGTCGTACGCCGCCTACAACCCCGGCCTGTCACCGGTGAACGACAAGACCCCGGACAAGGGGATCCTCGGCTTCTACCTCTTCGCCTGGCCCACCGACCCGCACTGGCTGTACCGCCTCACCCAGGGTGTCCATGTCACCCTGGGCGTCACCCTGATCCCCGTGCTGCTGGCCAAGCTGTGGTCGGTGGTGCCGAAGCTGTTCGCGCTGCCGCCGGCCCGCTCGCTCGCCCACGCGCTGGAGCGGATCTCGTTGCTGCTGCTGGTCGGGGGCGCGCTGTTCGAGTTCGTGACCGGAGTGCTCAACGTCCAGCTCGACTACCTCTTCCCGGGGTCCTTCTATCCGCTGCACTTCTACGGCGCGTGGGTGTTCTTCGCCGCGTTCATCACCCACGCGGTGCTGAAGACGCCGACCGCCCTACGGAACCTGCGAAGCATGAGAGGCAGTCAGGAGACCCCGGAAAAAACGCACTTGGTGTCTCCGCGACCGGATGCCGCGACCGTCTCCCGGCGCGGGGCACTGTGGTTCGTCGGCGGTGGCTCCCTGCTGCTCTTCGCCACGACAGTGGGGCGGAGCTTCGACGGGCCGCTGCGGCGCACGGCCCTCCTCGCGCCGCACGGCGGAGCCGACCCGGGCAGCGGCCCGAACGGCTTCCAGATCAACAAGACGGCCGCCTACGCGGGCATCGCCGCGGTGGAGACGGACGAGGACGCGTGGCGGCTGGTCGTCACGGGGCGCACGGGCACGGTCCGGCTGAGCCGGGCCGAACTGCTCCACATGCCGCTGCACAGCGCGGCGTTGCCCATCGCCTGTGTCGAGGGCTGGTCGACGTCGGACCAGTGGTGGCGCGGCGTGCGGCTGCGTGACCTCGCGGCGCTCGTCGGCCACGACGACGGTCCGCCGGACGTCCTCGTCGAGTCCCTCCAGCGGCACGGCGCCTTCCGCCGTGCGGCTCTGCGCGCCAACCAGGTGGCGGACCCACGCTCCCTGCTCGCCCTGCAGGTCAACGGCGAGGACCTGAGCCCGGACCACGGCTACCCGGCACGGATCATCGTGCCCGCCGCGCCGGGCGTGCTCAACACCAAGTGGGTGGCCCGCATGACGTTCGGAGACCTGTGA
- a CDS encoding STAS domain-containing protein, whose product MSTQTHRLTITETTDCDHCAVLRISGELDQSCEAYFLGTLAAIVDAGRRHLILDVTALVFCDSRGLNCLLAIRWLLKRLDGKLILAGAGRRLSELLVQTGSTELLPVRRTVGLALLELPAAHRPTWPPAPDHDEK is encoded by the coding sequence ATGTCCACGCAGACTCACCGCCTGACCATCACCGAGACGACGGACTGCGACCACTGCGCGGTCCTGCGGATCAGCGGCGAACTCGACCAGAGCTGTGAGGCCTACTTCCTGGGCACCCTCGCCGCCATCGTCGATGCCGGGCGGCGGCACCTGATACTCGATGTGACAGCTCTCGTCTTCTGCGATTCACGTGGGCTGAACTGCCTGCTCGCGATCAGATGGCTGCTGAAACGTCTGGACGGCAAGCTCATCCTGGCCGGAGCGGGCCGCAGGCTCTCGGAACTGCTCGTACAGACGGGCAGCACAGAGCTGTTGCCCGTTCGCCGTACGGTCGGACTGGCCCTGCTGGAGCTGCCCGCGGCCCACCGCCCCACCTGGCCGCCCGCTCCGGACCACGACGAGAAATGA
- a CDS encoding helix-turn-helix domain-containing protein, translating into MTELDITEVAHRAGVPASTLRFYEEKGLITPTGRRGLRRQYDAGVLERLSLIALGRTAGFSLDEIARMFAPDGQPRVDRQMLVARADELDRTIRELGVLRDSLRHAAACPAPSHAECPTFRRLLAAAAAGVGTSRQRTRLKNTPRRS; encoded by the coding sequence ATGACGGAACTGGACATTACCGAGGTGGCGCACCGCGCCGGCGTTCCCGCCTCGACCCTGCGGTTCTACGAGGAGAAGGGCCTGATCACGCCGACCGGCCGGCGGGGCCTGCGACGCCAGTACGACGCCGGCGTACTGGAGCGTCTGTCGCTGATCGCGCTGGGGCGCACCGCCGGGTTCTCGCTCGACGAGATCGCCCGCATGTTCGCGCCGGACGGACAACCGCGTGTCGACCGGCAGATGCTGGTCGCCCGCGCGGACGAGCTGGACAGGACGATCCGGGAACTCGGCGTCCTGCGGGACTCGCTGCGGCACGCCGCGGCCTGTCCCGCGCCGAGTCACGCGGAATGCCCCACCTTCCGCCGTCTCCTCGCCGCCGCGGCGGCCGGCGTCGGGACATCACGGCAGAGAACCCGACTCAAGAACACTCCACGGCGGTCGTGA
- a CDS encoding class I SAM-dependent methyltransferase: MDSTRGNDDEQTARWNGASGNAWVEGRTVLDELYRPFEDLLLEAVAAEGGRQVLDVGCGTGSTTLAVARRLGAQGRCVGIDLSEPMVTVARARAEQESSPASFVLADAQDHAFEPGIFDMVISRFGVMFFNDSVKAFTNLRTAVRDDAGLRVITWRDPAENPFMTTAERAAAPFVPNLPARRPDEPGQFAFADRDRVRRILEESGWSGVDIQPLDVVCTLPESELVDFFTRFGPLGLVLGEADERTRAHIVETVRAAFDPYTQGTEVRFTAACWTVGARA; this comes from the coding sequence ATGGACAGCACACGCGGGAACGACGACGAGCAGACGGCCCGCTGGAACGGGGCCTCCGGGAACGCCTGGGTCGAGGGCCGGACCGTGCTCGACGAGCTCTACAGGCCTTTCGAGGACCTTCTCCTCGAAGCGGTCGCCGCCGAGGGCGGGCGCCAGGTGCTCGACGTCGGCTGCGGTACCGGCAGCACCACGCTGGCCGTCGCACGGCGGCTCGGCGCGCAGGGGCGCTGCGTCGGTATCGATCTCTCCGAACCGATGGTCACGGTCGCCCGGGCGCGCGCCGAGCAGGAGAGCAGCCCTGCTTCGTTCGTTCTCGCCGACGCGCAGGACCACGCCTTCGAACCCGGCATCTTCGACATGGTGATCTCGCGCTTCGGTGTCATGTTCTTCAACGACTCGGTCAAGGCCTTCACCAATCTGCGGACCGCCGTGCGCGACGACGCCGGGCTCAGGGTCATCACATGGCGCGACCCCGCGGAGAATCCGTTCATGACGACGGCAGAACGCGCCGCGGCACCGTTCGTGCCGAACCTGCCCGCCCGCCGTCCCGACGAGCCCGGACAGTTCGCCTTCGCGGATCGGGACAGGGTCCGCCGCATCCTGGAGGAGAGCGGCTGGAGCGGGGTCGACATCCAACCGCTCGACGTCGTCTGCACCCTGCCCGAGAGCGAACTGGTCGACTTCTTCACCCGGTTCGGTCCGCTCGGCCTGGTCCTCGGCGAGGCGGACGAGCGGACCCGTGCGCACATCGTCGAGACGGTCCGCGCCGCGTTCGACCCGTACACGCAAGGTACGGAGGTCCGCTTCACCGCGGCCTGCTGGACGGTCGGCGCACGGGCGTAG
- a CDS encoding FG-GAP repeat domain-containing protein, translated as MKSRSALSALAVCAVCVVLAPLSGCGGTPSREPSSSDGAAGGTSASGVPGAPAESRRPVSGKGSKDPDDINGDGFRDLVVPVSVGDDPNDPDGDQRVAVFYGSAKGLDPSTRTVHGRRDLGLPKSPESQVGPDSVSTESVVTADLDGDGFPDFVTSVAGETVDDGRISATRTAPYVTWGGPDGPEAKTGASAVRLPQSVSKLGLESVVRGDFDGDGHHDLAALAYNHSSLVLLYGPFTRAGAPARTDTGLPWKEGNLFADDIDPTGEPRATSLLLHDLSDGEQSGNTLYQARRGTPLAGSGKRLRPGNAHAFGDFDGDSRRDVAIGDDGSRNDEPGFETEAPEVAGSLAVYPGSGGAPVAHQLPKIPEDLSTYYGPGGFASADPDGDGRDGVLVATYEGATLIDGERRTPVLRRGPAKADGEKTPAKWRHARPSGAADFDADGKDELILNWASGTLFGLYGLHPTHWWITEGTTSRDQATFATTGI; from the coding sequence ATGAAGTCTCGCAGCGCCTTGTCCGCTCTCGCCGTCTGCGCCGTCTGTGTCGTGCTCGCACCGCTCAGCGGATGCGGCGGCACCCCGAGCCGGGAGCCGTCGTCCTCCGACGGCGCGGCCGGCGGGACCTCGGCATCCGGAGTGCCCGGTGCGCCGGCGGAGAGCCGGCGACCGGTGTCCGGGAAGGGATCGAAGGACCCCGACGACATCAACGGGGACGGGTTCCGCGACCTCGTCGTGCCCGTCTCCGTCGGCGACGACCCGAACGATCCCGACGGCGACCAACGAGTCGCCGTCTTCTACGGATCGGCCAAGGGTCTCGATCCGTCGACCCGCACCGTCCACGGACGCCGTGACCTGGGCCTTCCCAAGTCCCCTGAGAGCCAGGTCGGCCCTGACAGTGTCTCCACCGAGTCGGTCGTCACCGCCGACCTGGACGGCGACGGCTTCCCGGACTTCGTCACGTCCGTCGCCGGCGAGACCGTGGACGACGGGCGGATCTCCGCCACGCGCACCGCCCCGTACGTGACCTGGGGCGGCCCCGACGGACCCGAGGCCAAGACCGGTGCGAGCGCGGTCCGGCTGCCGCAGAGCGTGTCGAAACTGGGCCTGGAGTCGGTCGTCCGCGGCGACTTCGACGGGGACGGGCACCACGACCTCGCGGCGCTCGCGTACAACCACTCGTCCCTGGTGCTGCTGTACGGCCCCTTCACGCGTGCCGGCGCACCTGCACGCACCGACACCGGCCTGCCGTGGAAGGAGGGCAACCTCTTCGCGGACGACATCGACCCGACGGGCGAGCCCCGCGCCACCTCCCTGCTGCTGCACGATCTGAGCGACGGTGAGCAGTCCGGCAACACCCTCTACCAGGCCCGCAGGGGCACGCCCCTCGCCGGGAGCGGAAAGCGGCTGCGCCCCGGCAACGCCCACGCGTTCGGTGACTTCGACGGCGACAGCCGACGTGACGTGGCGATCGGGGACGACGGCAGCCGCAACGACGAACCGGGTTTCGAGACCGAGGCGCCCGAGGTGGCCGGTTCCCTCGCGGTGTACCCCGGCAGCGGCGGCGCCCCTGTCGCGCACCAACTGCCCAAGATTCCAGAGGACTTGAGCACCTATTACGGGCCCGGCGGCTTCGCCTCGGCCGATCCGGACGGTGACGGCCGTGACGGCGTGCTGGTCGCCACGTACGAGGGGGCCACGCTCATCGACGGTGAGCGGCGCACGCCCGTGCTGCGCCGGGGTCCCGCGAAGGCGGACGGCGAGAAGACGCCCGCGAAGTGGCGGCACGCCCGGCCCTCCGGCGCCGCCGACTTCGACGCCGACGGCAAGGACGAGCTGATCCTCAACTGGGCGTCCGGCACGTTGTTCGGCCTCTACGGCCTGCACCCCACGCACTGGTGGATCACCGAAGGCACCACGTCCCGCGATCAGGCGACCTTCGCGACGACCGGCATCTAG
- a CDS encoding DUF5990 family protein, with translation MRIRIEAVDLPGRTHPVPISRNGPEEPRDICVAVQRRNRPGELLEPHPGDAKSATWTLECTATETPTGTDVQGPYVQDRLGRRFVYLSWGTVDEAGVFSMFRRAKLMLDMVPAEVLAEAAREGVLVARLGLTDAQGGPLCARIVPPHVTWTAERGT, from the coding sequence ATGCGCATCCGTATCGAAGCCGTCGACCTCCCCGGCCGTACCCACCCCGTCCCCATCAGCCGCAACGGCCCGGAAGAGCCCCGCGACATCTGTGTGGCCGTACAGCGCCGCAACCGGCCGGGGGAGCTGCTCGAACCCCACCCCGGGGACGCCAAGTCGGCGACCTGGACCCTGGAGTGCACCGCTACGGAGACGCCGACCGGCACCGATGTGCAGGGCCCCTACGTGCAGGACCGCCTGGGCCGGCGGTTCGTCTACCTGTCCTGGGGCACGGTCGACGAGGCAGGTGTCTTCTCGATGTTCCGCCGCGCCAAGCTCATGCTCGACATGGTCCCGGCGGAAGTACTCGCGGAGGCGGCCCGCGAGGGCGTTCTGGTGGCACGCCTCGGCCTGACCGACGCCCAGGGCGGCCCCCTGTGCGCCCGGATCGTACCCCCGCACGTCACCTGGACCGCCGAACGCGGCACGTAG